TTGGCCCGGACTTTGAAGCGGGTGCGGGTCCTGAACTTCTGAAAGATAGAGTGGATCAGATCTGTTATAGCATTCTGGAAAATTCAGAGTTAAAAGGGATCAGACTCTTTATCAATGGAAAACAAGTTCGCTCTCTTGGCGGCGTAGGACTTCCTATCCCGGAAGTTCTGACTAAGAACCCTAGAAAGATCGCAACTCTCTAAGAATAAAAGTATGATAAAATCTATCCGAAAAGGGATAAGTTTTGCTGTAACTCCAACATCCAATCGATATCGCATGTAGGAACTCCTTGATCAAGATCTCAAAGAGGTTCCCTATTTATCCTAACGCTATCGGAATTCCAATCTTCTGACAAATACGCCAATCGCTTGCCTTAGATTTTTTTTGACTAAATTTGGATTCTTCCTTGCTCTAAGACATGTTCTATTTGAACGCTGGTCTTATTATGGAGGTTTTTCCAAAAGACCTTCCATGCGGAAATGAAAACAAATGTTCAAGTGGTTCCCAGGCATAGACCGAAGAATTCGCTTACTATCTAAGCGGATCTTCTTTAATCGATACCCCCAAGGATTCTTAGAGACCAATTGGAGCGAAATTCGCCAATCTTTGGTGGCCCATTATTCTCTCTGCATCGTAATCAGCTTAATCACCTATTTTCTGCCTAATTCGAGAGACTTCGAAGACGAATCTCTACTATTTCTTCAATCCAGTAGGATCACATTAATCGTTCTTTCTCTTGTGTTTTTATGGAGACATGCCCGTAAAAAGGATTGGGTCCCTAAAAAACTGGAGTTCTATAAGGTATGGACTTCTTCTAGCCTTCTCATCTCATTCTTTCCATTCTTATATTTGGATAAGGTCCACTACGATGTCTATCTACACCAGGCATCTGCGATCTTACTCAGTATGAACCTTCTTCTTTGGCTGACCACTACCACTGCAGTTGCCACAAACTTCGTGTTCTGCCTGATGTTCTTAGGTGTCTGCTACTTGGGAGATTCTCCTATTGAAGCGATGAAAGAATTTCCGATCCTTCTCACCTATCTGTTTGTAGGAACTTTCGGAAATGTGATCATGAACTATTGGAGAACTATGGATTACCGGGATAAAAGAAAATTATCCGGTGCGGTTCTCAGACTAAAGGCAAAAAATCTGCATATCAGAATGATCTCCAACCTGGATGATCTTACCGATCTTTATAATCGTAGGTATTTGATAGAGCAATTCGATATATTTAAGAAGAGAGCGAGAAGACATCAATTTCAAATGGCTCTTGTGATCTTAGATCTGGATCACTTAAAAGAGATCAATGATAAGTATGGGCATATGACTGGTGACGAGGCTCTCCAAACTCTTTCCGCTGTCATGAAGTCCAGAGTGAGATCCACCGATATTTGTGCTCGTATCGGTGGAGACGAGTTCTGCGTACTTTTAGATTCAGTAGATCCTAAAAGTCTAAAAACTCTTTGTGAATCTTTGCGTATAGGTGTGGAATCTCATGCACTTTCTGTCAGAGATACGAACGACAGACCTGTAAATATCACAGTATCCATAGGCGCTGCCATTCTTTCTTACGATGAGGATTTTACTTTCGACGATCTATACCAATCCATAGACTCGGGCTTGTATAATTCCAAATCCGCCGGTAGGAACAGAGTAACTATAGTAGAAGCTACTAAGCTGAATACTAAGGTTGATCTTTCTGCTTCTTGGCCGGAGGAAGTTCGTATATATAAGTAAGTTCGCAGTATTCTCCGTCGCCGAAGTATTTCTGTTCTTTTTGTTCTAAGAAGAATTGTCTATGTTTTTGGTCCGCTTCCAACTCATCTAGTCTTTGGGTGACTTGTAATTTTGCAGCTTCGCAGGAAGTTTTTTTCATTTTGAAAAGGTCCTGTTCTTCCACCGAAGGAACAGAGGCTTTTCCGATTGCCACGAATTGGTATTTATGAGGACCTAAGGTTTTTACGCTGACTCCGGTATCCATATGGATCCGATCTCTATGAGAATCCAAACAATTCGATACAAAGAATAGAAATCCGAAGATCGCGGATAACTGTAGTATTTTAGAGCTCAAAGATTTTTTCATTCTTCCCCCGTTCGAATCTATCTATTTAGGAAAGTTAACGGACTGAAGTCACTTGGATTTTTGGAAAAAAATTACAAATTTAAAGGAAAAGATCAGACCGCTGAGAGTTCCCTTCCCTCGTATCTTTCATAATTATAGAGAAGGTCTCTTCTTTTAGGTGTGAATCCGCCTTCTTTCAGGAACTTGACAGCTTCTTTTTCGGTTTTCAAACCGAAGGAACGTAGCACATTCTCCTCGATCACCACGGAAGAAATATCGTCCGCACCGCTTGTAAGCGCCAACTGGCCCACACCTTTTCCGAGTACCATCACGGAAGTTTCAATATGCTTAATATTGTCTAAGAAGATCCTACAGATCCCAAGAACTTTCAGATATTCTTGTGTAGAAACAGCTCTTACTTTAAATCTTTTGGTCTGAGGTTGGAAGGTCCAAGGGATGAAAGAAAGAAATCCTCCGGTCCTATCTTGGAGATTACGGACTACGGTGAGATGTTCTACTACCTCTTCTTTGGTTTCTTCTGAACCGAAAACAATGTTTGCACTTCCTGGGAGTCCTGCTTCGTGACAGGTTTCCATCGCGCGTACCCACTCTTCGGTAGTTGCTTTTTTAGGGGAGATAATGTTTCTCATTCTGTCGGTCAAAATTTCGGCGCCTGCTCCAGGCACTGAATCCAAACCGACAGACTTCAAGATTTGCAAAACTTCGAATAAAGATTTGCCGGTAATCTTTTCTAAATTGATAATTTCTACAGGAGAGAATGCACGGATATGCATCTCAGGATATTTGGATTTTACGGTAGAGATCACATCCAGATAATAATCGAAAGGTAGATCCGGATACACCCCGCCTTGCAGGAACATTTGGTCCGCTCCTTCCGAAACGGCATAATCCATTTTTTCTAATATTTCTTCTTTTGAAAGAACGTAACCCTTTCCATTTCCGATCTCATCCATGAAGGAACAAAAATTACATTCTACATTACAATAGTTGGTGTAGTTTACCACTCGGAACATTGTGTAGCTGGCACTTGTGCTTGGGAGAACTCTTTCTCTCAAGGTCCTTGCAGTTGCCATAATTTTAAGATGGTCGCCAGACTCGTACAACTCCAATGCCTCTTGGGGAGAAATACGTTCTCCGTCTAGGGCTTTTTCTAATATGGAATCGGTGGAATGGTTTGGGAATATTCGGCTCATCTGAATGGAAAGTTTTCTTCCTTTAACTTCTTCAAAGTTTTCTATTTCTTCAAAAATGCACGTCCTTTTTAAATTGCATTCTCATTTATTGCGATTGAGTCGCAGTTAAATATGTACACGATCTAAAGGAAGAAGGGACTGGTTTCAAGTCCGCATGTAGGAACTCCCACAAGGAGCCTAAGTATCTTTTTTCCTGGACAGGGCGCCTCCTAATCATTAGCCTGCTATGAAAGACCATCCAAATACAAAGGGTAACCTGAAAAACTATGGCTATTTCTCAAATCGCCTTCCACGTGATCTTCACGGCTCTGTTTATAGTAGCAAATGTTGTATTCGTTCGTGCCATTCTCTACAGATTAAATCTTGTATTTAATGCTAGAAAGGCTCACGGAACCGAAAACTTCCTGGAACATAAGAACTGGGGATTCCGGATCAAAAGTTTCGTAGTAAACGTAATCTTACAAAAAAAGAACTTCAAAGAACCATTACGCGGTATCATGCACGCATTCGTATTTTACGGATTCGTCACCTACTTACTGCATACTACCAGCCAGTTCATCTCCGGTGTATTTGGATATGCGTTGGATGATCCTTACAAATTCACCTTAGTTGGAAGTGTATTCGGAGAAACCGCAAACCATTATTACGAAGCAGCCCTCCAAGTGGTTTCCATTTTGGTATTAGTGGGACTTGGCTTCTTTGCATGGAGACGTTGGATCCAAAAAGCAAAAGGATTAGATGTTCATTCTCCAGCTTCTGCAATCGTGATCGGAATGATCTCCCTACTCATGCTCTCCACCCTATTGGGCGAAGGTGCAAGAGCGGTCGGAGCAGAATACGCAAACCCATTCCATGATGCGGCACCAATCGCTGCAGGGATCGGAGCGATTTGGGAAGCGATCGGTGTAGAATATTCTTCCGCTGACTTGGTCTTCCAGATCATGTGGTGGACACATATTCTTTCTGTGTTCGCGTTCATGTTGTATGTTCCAACATCCAAACATGCGCACTTGATCTTCGCGCCATTTAACTATTTCTTACAATCGGATACTCCTAAGGGTGCTCTTTCCAAATTGAATT
The Leptospira johnsonii genome window above contains:
- the mqnC gene encoding cyclic dehypoxanthinyl futalosine synthase; amino-acid sequence: MSRIFPNHSTDSILEKALDGERISPQEALELYESGDHLKIMATARTLRERVLPSTSASYTMFRVVNYTNYCNVECNFCSFMDEIGNGKGYVLSKEEILEKMDYAVSEGADQMFLQGGVYPDLPFDYYLDVISTVKSKYPEMHIRAFSPVEIINLEKITGKSLFEVLQILKSVGLDSVPGAGAEILTDRMRNIISPKKATTEEWVRAMETCHEAGLPGSANIVFGSEETKEEVVEHLTVVRNLQDRTGGFLSFIPWTFQPQTKRFKVRAVSTQEYLKVLGICRIFLDNIKHIETSVMVLGKGVGQLALTSGADDISSVVIEENVLRSFGLKTEKEAVKFLKEGGFTPKRRDLLYNYERYEGRELSAV
- a CDS encoding GGDEF domain-containing protein gives rise to the protein MFKWFPGIDRRIRLLSKRIFFNRYPQGFLETNWSEIRQSLVAHYSLCIVISLITYFLPNSRDFEDESLLFLQSSRITLIVLSLVFLWRHARKKDWVPKKLEFYKVWTSSSLLISFFPFLYLDKVHYDVYLHQASAILLSMNLLLWLTTTTAVATNFVFCLMFLGVCYLGDSPIEAMKEFPILLTYLFVGTFGNVIMNYWRTMDYRDKRKLSGAVLRLKAKNLHIRMISNLDDLTDLYNRRYLIEQFDIFKKRARRHQFQMALVILDLDHLKEINDKYGHMTGDEALQTLSAVMKSRVRSTDICARIGGDEFCVLLDSVDPKSLKTLCESLRIGVESHALSVRDTNDRPVNITVSIGAAILSYDEDFTFDDLYQSIDSGLYNSKSAGRNRVTIVEATKLNTKVDLSASWPEEVRIYK
- a CDS encoding LIC11299 family lipoprotein; this encodes MKKSLSSKILQLSAIFGFLFFVSNCLDSHRDRIHMDTGVSVKTLGPHKYQFVAIGKASVPSVEEQDLFKMKKTSCEAAKLQVTQRLDELEADQKHRQFFLEQKEQKYFGDGEYCELTYIYELPPAKKQKDQP